The genome window CCGTCATTCTGACGGCGACACTGGCTGGGTATTCAAATCCCTGATCTGGTAGAGGATTGACGGCTTAGTAAAAGGTCGGAGATTATAAGGGTAATCTAAAAGACCTTTTACAAAGCCGCCACTCGAATGCCTTATTATGAAGGCATACTTATTCCAGTCCTATTTCAAACAGATAATAAAGCTGTGGAGTTTTTGTACTGGCTTCCATACTTCAGCGTAGGAGTCTGACCTATTGATAAACGAATCGGATAAGCACCGACCACCGGCAAAGCCGGTGGCATGGGATTCTGAACCGCTCAAAGCGGTAAAAAATGGGGATCACCTAAAGGTGATTAATCAAATAGTCTTAATTGTTCAATTCTGCGTTCCTCGTGTTCCTGTTTTTTAATATACTCTCGAACCGACAGCTCATCTTTGCCAACTGTCGATACATCATAGCCTCTTGCCAAAAAATTCTGGCCGGTAAAATTCTTTTTCCGGCCACCATAGTTCCTTGCTATACTTATTGCGCTCTTACCCTTTATAAAGACTACTACTTGCGCCACAGAATAAAGAGCCTTCTGTATTTTCAAGGAGAACGATTTTATTTGTGATTTCTATGACATCGAAAAGCCCACTAAGAGCCTTGCCTATTTTCGCAATATCATCTTCTTACAGACAAACAATCCTCAGGCCGATTAAGTCTGAGATATGATCCTTGATAGAATATGCTTGGGAAATGGCCTCCAGCTCGGTTCTGTATTTTTGATTAAATTTCTTGATGCACTCTTCCTTGTTTTTTACCCTGCCCTCAACCTTTGAAACTGCTATGTGTCCTGAGTGGGTAACGAGCGTATTCACGAGGGTGACAAATGAATTCTTGGCATCTTCAAGCAAATTATGATTAAAATCATAAAAGTCTCTAAACTGATTTTTTTAATTCTCAAAATCAAGCGAAGCCATATATTTCCCCAGCCCGTTAACTCAAATATTGTTCAATATTTTAATTAGAATACTCAAATATCTTACCCTGCTTACAAAATTAAATCCCTTTAGGCAAACTTTCCAGATAAAGAATTCCAAGCAAGGAAAGGCCTTTCTGGACTTTTTAATGAATCGTTAATATGTTTATTGAATTTTCTGGCACCAGATCACATTCATGATCCAAATCCATAAATAGGATTCAAAAACAGGCCAAAACC of Desulforegula conservatrix Mb1Pa contains these proteins:
- a CDS encoding nucleotidyltransferase family protein encodes the protein MLEDAKNSFVTLVNTLVTHSGHIAVSKVEGRVKNKEECIKKFNQKYRTELEAISQAYSIKDHISDLIGLRIVCL